aatagaagaaaattttgggtcGAAGAAGGCAACACCCACCTAAAGTTAATTGGTATTAAAATCAATCATTgggttttaattatgtaaatgaaATGATTGAAAATGACGTTAAAACGGATGATTATACGCAAACTAAAAATTCACCTCCTAAAGTCAGATTAGTTTACTTTAATAGTGAGTCATAGAAGTTTGATTTGTCTTCGTCAATTTCgtattttctctctcttaagGTTAATCATAGAGTTCCTTTCGGAAACAAAGTCaagaataaaagtaaaaaaatatatggggCCGTTAAACATGTTTCACGATATACGTAAAATGGAACATTAAACTTTCCCAAGTTTAAGTTAAATacgcagaaaaaaaaaagtctttcaAGGTAAACTTTTGAACTGAGAAACTTTGCTGCAAAAACTTGTTGCCATGGTCTCCGTTGAaatcatatattgaatttagtTCATATTCTATTTATGTTTTTACTTAGAactaaaatcttaattaaaaataaatatttttacgaCGAATTTTCTTTGACTTATTATATGACGtcttttttaacttataattatattatatgatgtTTTTCTTGACTTATCAATCGTATTGATTATGACTTTTTGGTtgatttatcaattattttgattatgatGTTCTTAATTTTGCTTTTTTCACAAATTAGATAGATAATTTAAGCGATTGAATCATGTGCATCACAAATGGATGTAGTCCACACATAACAAATGAGAtgtagaataaaattatatatctaaTGTTATGGTTAGTTATGATAATAAATGGTTGAAGCATAACAGTGAagttaacaaaagaaaatatgaaatatttgtgaaattaaGGATCTCTATGGGGAGattgaagttaggtattttctGTACTAATggaaaattcatattttacaataataaattatatcgGTTTCATAAAATcgttgtaaataaaaaatgtgatctGATTTTCGAATATAAGTGAACAGATATCATATTGGTTGAATTTAAAATCCAAGTAGTGTAATATAAACATTTTACATCTGTTCTCAATCCAATCGATGTAATATGTGTACgaaaagttttcttatattCAACTTCTtcgaagagaaaaataaattttataaaagttaataaatttatttaggtTTGATATccttttcgtagtgtttgttatggataattttcattttgacagaatgtttaaaatgatcttcATTTTTTAccgaatatttaaaatggtcctcattttcgcaattcgtgttttatttggtccttttctgtaacgccgtttaaatcagtaacggagTACCGTACAAGTGACACTGTTGCATTGGGTGTGTTATATGTACTGTACAAATGTGGTAATTTAGTGTCGGGAATAGtttaagtgtgagtcaaagtctcacattggatataatgaacaaagttaaacactatataacaataaaaactcataacaaaattgccttaaggttttgggttaaagTGATGTCTAAGATTTTATACGTATAAGACTAATATCATATAACTATATAGAACTATAGTCTCCTAATAAATGcgaatttcttttattatattcgTTTATGTATCTTTATTCATTTGATATTTCGATCTTTTTTCGTAACTATATGAAAAACATCATTGACTTTTCCACCTTTTAACAATTTTCTCCGTTACAGATACCTAAGGAACATGAAATCACGTTAAATTTGCATAGtcgagaaaaagaaaacagtaCAAAGTGTAATTTCAGTTTAAACACACGTGATCAACCACCCTATAAATCactcaaatttgaattttttttgctaaaatttcttttttatgttgtttttttaaaactcttttcataatatattaataaacactaattttaatattttaaaatatattaaaaaaatatttaaaacaccaacccaatatatttttattgtaacatcaaaaatcaataaaaaatctgAACTCAGATGGATGCATCAAAGTAAATTTTATTCGATAATAATACTGAAAATAGTAGAACACATTACATTGAATGATTCAAACAAGAAAAGCCACTGACCAAAAACCAGGCACAACCCTCACAACTGAAAAAAAACACAGAGAAGAAGTCAAGTCAGAAGGACCTGCTTCCAAAAACCAGAATGCTGTGAGAGGTTACCCAGAAAACCTTGGACTCAAAAGAACACAACTTGGCCTTCAATATTCTTTCCATGAAAACATAGGGCCATGTTCTTCCCCTAGAACTTGGAACAGTCATTAGTCAGtaggaaaaataataaacagGTAAATAATGAGAGAATCAAAACCATGTTCCCTTCGCATACATAGGAATTAACTAATGATTAGAACAGTAATAAGGGGTTAATAGAAACTAATTGGCCATTGTGAGACCATTCATCTCTCTTGTGATAGCTGGAATGCAACTTGAACTTCTAGCAATTCCTTTGTTTTGTGTTCCTTTGTCTCTAGGGTTGAAGGACTTGGCCCTTCTGTTATCTATTTTGTTCCTTTTGAGCATCTCTTTCATGGCCTCAGCTTGGAACAGAACTGGGAAAGCCCTTCCATATTTGTTGAACCTCACACATGCACTCATGTGTGAACTCAATgcctcttccttcttcttcccACCATTTTTCTCCAACTCTTCCTTCACTGCCTCAGCACACAAACCACACACCCACTTCCCCAAGAACTTCTCACGCACACGCTCTATGTACTCAGGAGTGCACTCCTCGCACATTCCACAGCACTCACACTTGGCATCCATAACCTCAGTTATAGGTTGAAGCGACAGATCAATCCCTTCCTTGGTTAGCTCAAACGAGATGTCTGAGATCGTTCTTTGAATGTGATCATTTGAAAGCCTTGGAGGTTTGCACATGTTGCTGCTGTTTCTAGAGATTGAACTAGGCAAACACTCTCCATTGGGTGCCATATTGCTAACTGATGATACTGAAGGATCTGTTTGAACTCGATTGTGCTAAACGCGGTTCAAGAATTGATATTCATATGAATGTATGTACCTCATTTGTGTAGGTTGAAGGATCCTATTTATAGTGTTCTTGTTGCTTCCGACAATCTGACATTGTAAACATGTGTGGATCTTAGAAACGCAAATGTCAGTTTCAGTGTCCGTGAACTTGCTAGATTTTTTCAAGAAAGATCTAGATCATTTAATGCCAATTGTAGCTTTTCGAAGTCTGATAATAAATTGTGTGTATTTTACTTCCAAGTGAATTTCCACTACTCTTGGTAGTTGTGACTGCTGGAATATGGTGATGAAATTCTACAAGGTTCACGTGCACCATTTCTTCTAAAGTTAATCTTCACACTGAAAAgacaaaagaagaaggaaaactCAGTTTTTTCATTAGAACATGTTTTGAACATCTGTATAATACAAGCATACAGTGAGAAAGTTGGTTGGCATTAATAAAAAGGTGTTGCTTTTAGCAAAACGATTGGATATTGTCATCCAATAGAAGCAGAGATATGGAGCAATACAGCTTGTGGGGAATTCACATGGTGGCATGGTAAAACCACACATATTTGCCTAAACTTTTGCTTTTGTGTTGAACTATTACATCTAGCTATGTATGTCACACAAACCTTATTCCACAAACGTTAACTTTTTATGTTTCACGAGGGGCTGGAAAGGAGGAAGGAAAGCCATAGATTGCGATTAGATATCAAAGAAAAAGTTGCAGTCAGTGTCTGATGTATAGTGTCTGGCTCTGTATGCGCCTGAAACATAATATGACATGTGACGGATACTTAGGCAAATGCAAATGAATGGAACAGCACAAAAATGTAGTCGTGGTTCAAAACAATTAAGGAAGCCACTAGTCATGTCCTCATCAAAATATTGGTTATGAattgaaaagtatatttttttaagaaaactctCTAATTTCTTTCCTAGATGTGTGCTGCTTGTAAGGTTCAGAACATAAAGATGCAAGTTGATTTCTTAAATTGATCTTTTATTACTTTCCAAAAGTCTATTTATACATGAACTAGTTTTATTCAATTGAAaccttaatatattattttcttcttttaaaact
This region of Vigna unguiculata cultivar IT97K-499-35 chromosome 5, ASM411807v1, whole genome shotgun sequence genomic DNA includes:
- the LOC114185947 gene encoding uncharacterized protein LOC114185947, translated to MAPNGECLPSSISRNSSNMCKPPRLSNDHIQRTISDISFELTKEGIDLSLQPITEVMDAKCECCGMCEECTPEYIERVREKFLGKWVCGLCAEAVKEELEKNGGKKKEEALSSHMSACVRFNKYGRAFPVLFQAEAMKEMLKRNKIDNRRAKSFNPRDKGTQNKGIARSSSCIPAITREMNGLTMAN